The Sporolituus thermophilus DSM 23256 genome includes a region encoding these proteins:
- a CDS encoding tyrosine-type recombinase/integrase — MARKRGHGEGTAYYNEKRQRWEAQFSYQCPETGETKRKKFTGKSQKEVMAKGRKWLQEIENGLMPDADKLTVGYWLDRWLEDYTKPAVKVRTYERYESIIKLYLKPRIGQVPLQKLQNPDVQRLFNQLAVNGKKDGSGLSSHSLNSVRICLHAALDKAVSLGYIARNPADDIRIAQKKKRDIKAMTEEQAKKLLDVARGYEQKHFMIILLALSTGMRRGEIFGLKWSDIDLDKGEIYVQRELTPISRRLTGREGSLVFQDLKTPYSYRRLPIPPEVVRELKRLKRLQAENRLKYGELYFDDDLVICSEIGQPYNPNTFDKVYKSMLDKAGMPKGKDGFCFHDMRHTHATLLLKKGVNVKVVSERLGHASVKVTLDTYSHVLPDMQEQVLEKLKGMFI; from the coding sequence ATGGCGAGAAAGCGCGGACACGGTGAAGGGACGGCATATTATAACGAAAAGCGGCAGCGGTGGGAGGCCCAATTCTCTTATCAATGCCCGGAAACAGGCGAAACAAAGCGGAAAAAGTTTACCGGCAAGTCGCAAAAAGAAGTCATGGCCAAAGGACGGAAGTGGTTGCAAGAGATAGAAAACGGGTTGATGCCCGATGCGGATAAACTGACTGTCGGCTATTGGCTGGACAGATGGCTGGAAGATTATACAAAGCCTGCTGTTAAGGTGCGGACATATGAGCGTTACGAGAGCATAATTAAGCTATACTTAAAGCCGAGAATTGGGCAGGTGCCTTTGCAAAAACTACAAAATCCCGATGTCCAGAGGCTGTTTAATCAATTGGCGGTTAACGGCAAAAAGGACGGCAGCGGACTGTCGTCACATTCTTTAAATAGTGTCAGGATATGTTTACATGCGGCGTTGGATAAAGCAGTAAGTCTAGGGTATATTGCCAGAAATCCGGCTGACGATATTCGCATTGCTCAAAAAAAGAAGCGCGATATTAAGGCTATGACGGAAGAACAGGCCAAAAAACTGCTTGATGTCGCCCGTGGATATGAACAAAAACATTTCATGATTATCCTGCTGGCTTTATCGACAGGGATGCGGCGGGGAGAAATATTTGGCTTAAAGTGGTCGGACATTGACCTGGATAAAGGCGAAATATATGTCCAGCGTGAATTAACGCCAATAAGCAGGCGATTGACCGGCAGGGAAGGGTCGTTAGTTTTTCAAGACCTAAAGACGCCATATTCTTACCGGCGGCTGCCAATCCCGCCGGAAGTTGTCAGGGAGTTGAAGCGGTTGAAACGCCTGCAGGCAGAAAACCGCCTGAAATATGGTGAATTATATTTTGACGATGACCTGGTTATATGTTCTGAGATTGGCCAGCCATATAATCCTAATACCTTCGACAAGGTGTATAAGTCCATGCTGGATAAAGCCGGTATGCCAAAGGGGAAGGACGGATTTTGTTTCCATGATATGCGGCATACTCACGCGACGCTGCTGCTTAAAAAGGGCGTAAACGTAAAAGTGGTTTCGGAAAGGCTTGGCCATGCCAGCGTCAAGGTTACGCTTGACACATATAGCCATGTTTTGCCAGACATGCAAGAACAGGTTCTGGAAAAATTGAAAGGCATGTTTATATAA